DNA from Vitis vinifera cultivar Pinot Noir 40024 chromosome 19, ASM3070453v1:
CAATCCATTTTTAAGCTTTCCCTCCAATAGCACAGTCTTGGAAGTCTAATCTTTCACAAAACAAGAATGTGAGtgaaattcaaagaaaacatcaTTATCATGGACGAACTTTGAAACACTAcgtaaattttttgttatagttggGACATGTAAGAGTTACTTAAGAGAAAGAATTTTAGAAGTATAAGGAGAGGAAAATATAGACTAACCAACATGCTTAATGGATAGACTCATACCATGTCCAATATGAACTTGATTTAATCCATAATATTTAGCCTTAGTCATCAGGTGTGTAGCATCAGAAGTAACATGGTTAGAAGCTCCTAAGTCAAGATGCCAATTGGTATCACTGGCAACTTTTGGTGTAGCAAACATGGTTGTCATTTGGCTTCATGCACCTTGAAAATGGCTTTGAATAGAAGACTATTGATTCTGGAACTAAGATGGTCCTATGAAACTTTGATCAAAATGATAATAACAGTTCATCACCACATGCCTAATCTTTCCACAAAGTTGACATTGAGGTTTGTTTTGAGACCAAAAACCTTTCCCACCAAATTGACCATTAAATTGGCCTCCACGACCTCTTCCTCGATTGGCAAAACCAAAACCTCCTCTAGCATTGTTCTAAAAATTGccttttttaccaaaaaaatacTGACCACCAAAGGTGTTTGGACCACCAAAGTTGGAACTGgaattttgttcaaaaccatTAGTATACCTTTTTGTGCTTTGCTAAGAATTTTGACCAGCAACAACAATATTTGCCATGCTAGGTTGTGCAGAATCTAACTCCTTATTCTTCTTCTCTATCCTAGCTTCTTGAGCTAACAACAAGGATTCTATATCATCAAATGTATAAAGGTCTATGCGTGATTCAATTGAAAGAATAAAGGTGTCATAATCTGTTGATAAACCCTCAAAGATGGCATCAATGTGTTCTTTTTCAAACATTGAATAACCAACTAATCCTAGCAAATCAATACAACCTCTAATCTTTAACAAATATTCATTCATAGTCAGAGAATCTTTCCTAGTGTTTCTCAATTGTGGTTTAAACTGACACACTTTTGCTCAAATTTGATTAGCAAAATATCTTTCCAAAGTTCACCATACCTAAGTAGAGTCTCATAGTTTACCATACGTGCAAGAATCCCTTTAGACATTGAAGAAAGAAGTCAAGACAACAACAACTGATCTTGTTGTTCCCAATCAAGAAATTTTGGATTTACATTGTCCACTTCTTCATCTCTTGTTGTAAGGAACTTCACTGGTGGGGGTTTTGTCCCAAACACAAAATTCTATAATTTGTGCCCTTGAATTGCTGCAAAAACTTGCTTTCGCCAAAGCAAGAAGTCGTTGTTATCCAATCAAACTGAAACAGAGTGACTAAAAGAAATAGGGATGAACCTTGAAGCAAATGATGAGGCTCCAcccattttggaaattgaaaagcACTCCATTACTGGCACTTcgaagctctgataccatattagGATTAAAGacaacaagggaaaacaggggatttTAGattgaagaaaacagaggacttGTTATTCACACACTGCTGAAACTGATTACAAGAGCTTCTTTAAATAGAAGCTTATAACAGACTGTGAACTACTTTCTTAACTTCTAGATTTATTCTAACAAACCAACAAGTAAGCCAACTATTTACAAGTTAACCATTTACCTTAACAGCGGTGAGGTTGGTGATGAAAGGCACGTATTTATAGTAAATTCTAGGATTTGCATGTGGGATATACGTGGAAGTGGGCTAGTTAGGGCAGGTTTTGGTGGCGGAGGTGGACGTGTGGGGGGGTGGTTTGCATGGTGGTTTGGCTGCAGTCATGGCTACAAGGTGAAGGTGTGATGTAAATGCTGCCATGAACTGATTTTGTTTGTAATACTGCTTGCAATTTAATGCTGcaataaagttattttgtttggtttttgaagtGTTTTGGAGTCATCAATCATGTAACCGTGCATGTTTCGACAATGGAGATCGGTTCAGAAGTAGTAGTTGGGTTCTCTTTGGGAGAAACAAAACAGCACCAACTTCTTCCCAAGGAAACAGTTGGTCTCAATTAAAGCCTATTAAGTTGTagcaaaaatcatttttttaaaagaataaatatataataataaatttgaaaaaaaaaaaaaaaatcttcttgaGCCCTTGAAGCTCTCAGCTGACAggtttttcttcaaactttaaattctattttcatttttctattctttgttAATTTTCGTGTTTTCTATTTAAACTTCCTGCCTCTTTCTGCTACAAAACCAGAACAATGAGCCTTGCTATTGTTCCTCTCTATGAATACTGGAggtgggtggtggtggtgaagGGTATTTCGATAACGCTTGAGGGTTTGCGCGTGAAGTATGTGTAACGGTGTAATCAGGATGGTGAGTTTAGGTTTTGGCATGGTGTGTGTACTGGCTTGCTGCGTGACATGGATTGTATCGAGCTTCCGCGTAACATCTAATGCAGATACTGCCATAAACtaatttgctttgtttttctctatggCATTTCTTTGGACTTATATGGAAGTGAAATCATCTTTTGTTTTAACTGATCAAAAAGCTGTATACACCTAAAGCTGAGTCTGAACTTAGAGATATATCTACAATTTGTGATAATGGAGCCAGCCTCTGGTTCAATAGTCGGCGGGGATTGCAGgaagatgataagatggaaggAGGGAAACCAAGAAGATATGACTAATTTCAATCACTGGAACCAAGAATGCTCTGttttcttggaaaattttaagaattaggCCCATATGGCTATTTATAGAGGTAGTATATATATCAAGGTTGAAATTGAATATCCTTCTAATAGGACGTCTTTCCCTGAAATTTGTATGAGCTTTTGACAGTTTCATCAACCCTCTAATCTTCCAGTGTTGTTGATGATCATCACAATTTTCACCTAATACTCCTCATTAACTTCAAAGCTACTGTCTCCCTCAGGCTTGTTCAAAAGGACTGGTTTACATCAGGAGCACTCTTATAAACATGATGTTAATTTGCAGAAATATATACCACTTGTATGGAACATCACACAATCCCATAATCTGTTGTTTAGTCCTTGGCTAGGGTTCTTAAATTGATAAGGTTCTACAGGTTGGAGTCAATTAGTACAGTTCAATTATACTTCAGGGGAACCCTCCTGccatggaaaaaaatatggGTTCTGATTGTGCTCTGAAAACGTGTGCTGGCTAGTAGAGTAATTCCATGACCCCTTCATTATTTCTTCTTGTTTCTGCTTCCTTCCTTGGCAACCAGAAGAACCTCTACTCATTTTCCTGTTCTCCCACTGGAAAGGCATGCGATGGAGTTGAGCAACATGATCATTAGTGGAAGAGGGTAGTTATTAATCCAAGTTGTTTCCATGAGAAAATTGGGCTAAAGAACTGAAGAAGAGGGAAGTCATCCGAAGTGACGTTAATTTATTAAAGAGACTGGCCACAAAGCCAAAACACAGAAACACACACGATAATGTGTGATTATTACTATTGTTACTCGTTTCCAGTCACCGTAAGTGACTGTACTTTATTATCAACACCGCTGCAAAAGCCCTAGAACCAGACAACTTGCATGCTCTGGCAGGCTTGTCCGGAGCCGCACCTTTCCGGCAGCTTCTGTGCTATCTGCATCATCTCCTGCTGCTGCTCTCTCTGACCCTGACCCTGTCCCTGACCCTGACCCTGACCCTGACCCTGACCCTGACCCTGACCCTGACCCTGCTGCCTTTGCACTATCTGGCGGAGACCCTCACACTGGCATTGCTGATCCATGTTCTGCAACGCTTGGCAGCACTGGCGGAGCCATTGCTGTTCCTGTTGTTGCTGGTTTCGGATGCCCCGTAAAATCAGTACGTCACCCTGCCCGCCCTGCTGTTGCTCCGCTTGCTGCCTAATGTACCGTTCGCACTGCTGGAACTGCTGGCCTTGTATCTGCTGCCTGCACCTCTGGCTCTGGCTCCCCTGGAACTGCCCAAATTCGGACCCATCATCCCTGGTGATGACGGTGGTTTGGTAGATGGTGGCGTTGGAGATGGctaggaggaggaggagagtagCTGCGAAAATTGAGAGCTTCGCCATCGTTTTTTTGTAATGAGAGAGAGGGATCGATGATGAGTGAGTGAAGAGGGGGATGAAGGGCAGTTATTTATAGTGAAGTCCAGGACTTGCATGGGGTGTGTACGTGGAAGTGGGCTGGGGATAGGGCAGGTTTATGGTGGGAGGTGTGGACGTGTGGAGGTTAGTTTGCATGCTGAAATGGAAGCATTCATGGAAAGGCTGCCATAAACTGATTTTGATTGTAATACTGCTTCCTATACATTTAATGCTGCAGTTAAAGTTACCTTGTCCTTTTTTTTGGAGGTGACAGACATGCTCATTAACAGCAAGTAGTATGCTTCTGTTTGGAGAAGCAAAGCCCACCCCATTAGGAATGTTTCAAAATAGACCTTATTTAGGATTCTTGGACCTAAAACAAAGCAATAATTTTGAAGGGCAGTTTTGGTAGGATTTAGGTTTAATTAAAGGCTAAAGAGATTCCTGAGGCTTATACAAGAGGGCAAAATTTTTTCGAATGGATATGGACTTTGAACACAAGCCTCTCAGCACCAACCCACCAACTCAATTTGGGCTGTAAGGCTCCGGCCCAACCTTCACTCTTCAACTGGATTAAGCCTCCGTATGGGCTACTCCAGCTCAATATAACCCAGTCTCTCTCTTCAGGCCCAGTTTCAGAAAGTGCCACTCACAAGCCCAGAGCGGCCACAACGCCCAACAACCGTACCGCCCTGGAAAACGACGTCGTTCAAAGTCTCTAGCCCACCTGCCTGGTCCCCGCTGAGTCCAGCCTTGGTGCAGCCCATATCCTATCAACGGTAACTCTTTTTCCAAAAAGCAGACGTGACGGACCAGACTAACGCTTTACAAATCGCTATAAACATATCATCCAACCGTGAATACAGGAGAGTACATATATAATCCGTACTTCCGCGAGTAGCGTTTTCCCTAACCGACGTAATCCCACCCCACCTCAACTTTATATATTCGAGAACTACTCGATTTCTGACTCTATCTTTAGGTTTCTCGGACTTATCCGATCTAGGGTTTCTTAGCTCACCGATATTCATTTCTGAAACCCTATTCTCGGATCaggtgattttcttttcttttgtctgAATCATCTTAATTGTATTTCTGATGTGAATTGCAGTTTTTTGTCTTATAAGATCTCATCCTCTGCGgggaatttttaatattttgtattcatgatttgggtttttaaaaaaaatatttcattgggGCTTAATTTTGGTAGATTTTGGGTTTCCGGTGATTTCGTGGTTGGATTGCGTGTTTTCCCCCCTTAAGGATCTGATTGTTTTGATGGAAATTAATTGGTTGGAAATTTCCTTT
Protein-coding regions in this window:
- the LOC100252101 gene encoding 2S seed storage albumin protein translates to MAKLSIFAATLLLLLAISNATIYQTTVITRDDGSEFGQFQGSQSQRCRQQIQGQQFQQCERYIRQQAEQQQGGQGDVLILRGIRNQQQQEQQWLRQCCQALQNMDQQCQCEGLRQIVQRQQGQGQGQGQGQGQGQGQGQGQGQREQQQEMMQIAQKLPERCGSGQACQSMQVVWF